A genomic stretch from Pochonia chlamydosporia 170 chromosome 4, whole genome shotgun sequence includes:
- a CDS encoding WD domain, g-beta repeat domain-containing protein produces MEAAGVMNHFSCVVVRGICDYADSHKNKEWQGYAAMAAAAFAKDLLCRLQRARSLVPPEKVHQDTHEADCLRTLRDTDPSDDKARIEETKGGLLRDSYKWVLSHDGFCQWRDDPESRLLWIHGDAGKGKTMLLCGIIDELEAGGNHLVSYFLCQATETKLNNATTLIRGLIYLFAKKRRHLLSHVQKEFDMAGKNLFEDRNAWQILSRLLGAILSDPRSSNAVIVIDALDECTKDLSRLLDLITRFSRSYQAKWIVSSRNSPPIEEKLGNSSQGSRLNLQLNENLIATAVETFICHKVQFLAQVKRYDDATKEAVKNHLSRNADATFLWVALVCQELGDHQVRRRHTLQRLKSFPPGLDALYQRMLQNVCESEDAKLCKEVLATALTVLRPLSLLEITSLISQFELDDAVEVIHSCGSFVTIRHDMVYFVHQSAKDFLLDRAKNTVMPFDMSHNNYRICIRSLDILAETLKRDMYSLKEPGTLISEIAQPEPDPLAPARYSCLFWVSHLSTSLLRRPSRELLGDWQSAVARFIGQHLLHWIEARSLLHEQQHSRWSDVLKDACRFILQFKMAIETAPLQVYTSCLLFSPRNSLVRQLFAFEEPKWVTVSDRPQKWDACMQTLEGHSGYVCSAVFSPDGHKVASCSDDATIKLWSVATGSCLATLNGHADAVCCVCFPIKGNWLASGSSDGNIKIWDLATECCIETLIGHEKTVSALAFAPNGTEIVSGSFDETIRIWDVATGSCLRSFHARHITAVGFASHGNVFASSSHERSIRFWELEKGTCLYTIRTVIKIHDVSISPHGTMLVSGGINGIELWDLTLRIRLKWFHVIGVVTSITFSPCGQYVVYRTDSTPSPKGPTVLHLESGNSREANTTDWGDHGSVSYSPDGTKIVSTLGNVVWLWEVALLRDCTEPKDDDEIVNNMSISADGQRVALGGTGITIWDIPTRRRVLKFGDIGGALYHLVEFAPDGYVLASGSQFGKINIWNAFGTCVQTCKPTKWSEMMEEIEELAFSPSGRFIASSSAHDIKIWDVQTGCHLLTLKCLPFGRITFLPCSQRLAYATNTSSVQIFDISTGCCIREFSTTEHWGLKPVAFDKDCKRMLSLSGLMNFQIHDLDTGRSEEFRPARRIWNRSLDHDDKGYNVSIDYKWILKDGKRLIWIPPSLRENDEETNYLAICDSAVILGHGLGPKIPLFLWFDTAELG; encoded by the exons atggaagctgCTGGCGTTATGAACCATTTCTCGTGTGTTGTCGTTCGGGGTATCTGCGATTATGCAGACTCACACAAAAACAAGGAGTGGCAAGGCTACGCGGCAATGGCTGCAGCTGCGTTTGCCAAAGATCTTCTTTGCAGACTTCAAAGAGCCCGCTCACTTGTTCCCCCAGAGAAAGTACATCAAGACACTCACGAAGCGGACTGTTTGAGAACCCTACGTGACACAGATCCGTCGGACGACAAGGCACGCATCGAGGAGACAAAAGGAGGCTTACTTCGCGACTCTTACAAGTGGGTTCTCAGCCATGATGGGTTTTGTCAATGGCGTGACGACCCGGAGAGTCGACTGCTTTGGATTCATGGTGACGCAGGAAAGGGCAAGACTATGCTTCTCTGTGGCATTATTGACGagttggaagctggtggcAATCACCTAGTCTCATACTTCCTTTGCCAGGCGACGGAAACAAAGCTGAACAATGCGACGACATTGATTCGAGGGCTTATTTACTTATTCGCCAAAAAAAGGCGCCATTTGCTTTCACATGTCCAGAAAGAATTCGACATGGCGGGTAAAAACTTGTTTGAGGATCGAAACGCCTGGCAAATACTAAGCAGGCTTCTTGGAGCAATACTCAGCGACCCTCGGTCCAGCAACGCGGTGATAGTCATCGACGCACTTGATGAGTGCACAAAGGACCTGTCACGTCTTCTCGACTTGATCACCAGATTCTCCCGATCCTATCAAGCCAAGTGGATTGTGTCGAGCAGAAACTCGCCACccatcgaggagaagctaGGCAACTCCTCACAAGGTTCAAGATTAAATCTCCAGCTTAATGAGAACCTGATTGCTACCGCTGTCGAAACTTTCATCTGCCATAAAGTACAGTTCTTGGCACAAGTAAAAAGGTACGATGATGCTACCAAGGAAGCAGTGAAAAACCATCTAAGCAGAAACGCCGATGCCACCTTTCTATGGGTAGCCTTGGTCTGCCAGGAGCTTGGAGATCACCAGGTTCGAAGACGTCACACACTTCAAAGGCTCAAGTCATTCCCTCCTGGTCTTGATGCTCTTTACCAGCGAATGCTCCAGAATGTTTGCGAATCTGAGGATGCAAAGTTATGCAAGGAAGTCCTAGCTACTGCTCTTACCGTTCTGCGGCCACTTAGTCTGTTGGAAATCACATCACTCATTTCACAATTTGAGCTTGATGACGCCGTGGAGGTCATTCACTCCTGTGGCTCGTTTGTGACGATTCGGCACGACATGGTATATTTTGTCCATCAATCCGCGAAGGACTTTCTACTGGACCGAGCCAAAAATACAGTTATGCCATTCGACATGAGCCACAATAATTACAGAATATGCATCAGGTCGCTGGACATTCTTGctgaaacattgaaacgaGACATGTACAGCCTCAAGGAGCCAGGGACTCTAATAAGTGAAATAGCTCAGCCGGAGCCAGATCCTTTGGCCCCTGCAAGATATTCCTGCTTATTTTGGGTGTCGCATCTTTCGACGTCACTTCTCCGCCGTCCCAGTCGAGAATTGCTGGGAGACTGGCAAAGCGCTGTTGCAAGATTTATTGGACAGCACCTTTTGCACTGGATAGAAGCGCGTAGTCTACTCCAT GAACAACAACACTCGCGTTGGTCCGATGTTTTAAAAGATGCTTGTCGATTTATATTACAATTCAAGATGGCCATCGAAACAGCACCACTACAAGTCTACAcgtcatgtttgctttttAGTCCGCGCAATAGCTTGGTACGACAGCTATTTGCTTTTGAGGAGCCGAAATGGGTTACAGTAAGTGATCGGCCACAAAAATGGGACGCTTGCATGCAAACACTAGAGGGACACAGTGGCTATGTCTGCTCTGCGGTTTTCTCTCCAGATGGCCACAAGGTGGCGTCTTGTTCCGATGATGCAACAATTAAATTGTGGTCTGTGGCTACAGGAAGCTGTTTAGCGACGCTGAATGGCCATGCCGATGCAGTTTGCTGTGTCTGCTTTCCCATTAAAGGTAATTGGCTGGCATCTGGTTCCAGTGATGGCAACATAAAGATCTGGGATCTTGCTACAGAGTGTTGCATAGAGACGCTCATTGGCCACGAAAAGACCGTAAGCGCACTCGCCTTTGCACCAAATGGCACCGAGATTGTGTCGGGCTCGTTTGACGAAACGATTAGGATCTGGGACGTTGCGACGGGCTCATGCTTGCGATCCTTTCATGCCCGCCATATTACCGCTGTGGGTTTCGCTTCACATGGTAATGTGTTTGCAAGCTCGTCGCACGAAAGAAGCATACGATTCTGGGAGTTAGAGAAGGGTACTTGCTTATATACGATTAGGACTGTAATCAAGATTCACGACGTGTCTATCTCTCCACACGGCACGATGCTCGTTTCCGGAGGCATCAACGGCATCGAACTTTGGGATTTAACCTTAAGGATTCGTCTGAAGTGGTTCCATGTTATCGGGGTCGTTACTTCCATTACTTTCTCCCCTTGTGGGCAGTACGTCGTCTATCGTACTGATTCCACGCCGTCACCAAAGGGGCCGACGGTATTGCATCTGGAGTCTGGGAATTCTAGGGAGGCAAATACAACGGATTGGGGGGATCACGGGTCTGTATCGTACTCACCTGATGGCACAAAGATTGTTTCTACGTTAGGCAACGTTGTGTGGCTGTGGGAGGTGGCTCTGCTGCGAGACTGTACCGAACCgaaggacgatgatgagattgtGAACAACATGTCGATCTCTGCCGATGGACAACGAGTCGCATTAGGCGGGACAGGCATTACTATTTGGGATATTCCTACTCGTCGACGTGTGCTGAAATTCGGGGATATCGGAGGTGCCCTTTATCATTTGGTGGAATTTGCACCGGACGGCTACGTGTTGGCATCTGGGTCTCAGTTTGGTAAAATTAACATCTGGAACGCGTTTGGCACGTGCGTCCAGACATGCAAGCCCACCAAGTGGTCTGAGATGATGGAAGAAATTGAGGAGCTTGCATTTTCTCCAAGCGGTCGCTTTATCGCTTCCAGCTCTGCCCACGATATCAAAATCTGGGATGTGCAGACTGGGTGCCATTTGCTGACGCTGAAGTGTCTACCGTTCGGCAGGATTACCTTTTTACCATGTAGCCAACGACTAGCCTACGCTACGAACACATCGAGTGTCCAGATTTTTGATATTTCGACTGGATGTTGCATACGCGAGTTTTCGACAACCGAACACTGGGGTTTGAAACCAGTTGCCTTTGATAAAGACTGCAAGAGAATGCTGTCATTATCAGGTCTCATGAACTTTCAGATTCACGATCTAGATACTGGAAGAAGTGAGGAATTTCGACCGGCAAGGCGCATTTGGAATAGGTCATTGGACCATGATGATAAAGGGTATAATGTCAGTATAGACTACAAGTGGATCTTGAAAGACGGCAAACGGCTCATTTGGATCCCTCCAAGTCTCCGAGAGAATGATGAAGAGACAAATTATTTGGCAATATGCGACTCGGCTGTGATTCTTGGCCACGGTTTGGGCCCAAAGATACCGCTGTTTCTATGGTTTGATACGGCTGAATTGGGATGA
- a CDS encoding RNA 3'-terminal phosphate cyclase (similar to Metarhizium robertsii ARSEF 23 XP_007817227.1): MKPIILDGRTGEGGGQLVRLACGLAALTSQAVTIKNVRGNREGGRGGGLKVQHVTSLSWLAKVTDAQTNGLAVGSKTLTFSPRRLPTELIQRNFKIEADTDAASALLILQAIFPYVLFAGNDTNEPVVLDIWGGTNVSWSLSYEYFDQVLMPTLEERFGIKIERELKTRGWNLGPRSRGHISVKIHPVAKGQTLKYSPPQPYTFPESYEVRKIDANIIVPRASHERVQEELVRSLGDLYPDADVEFKTVEDSGNDARWYIMLVAHSAGGIRWARDSLFSMPKNIKSSRDKFIQHACTSLCKQLYEETSLGGTVDEFLQDQLIFVQALAEGYSSFLRSEDPAESTVNGVIDAMGKLNIEEDTKMRRERTHEPFGHGSTHTTTARWVVSELLPKAEFYNKGDIVKGVGFLL; this comes from the exons ATGAAGCCCATCATTCTTGACGGCCGCACCGGCGAAGGAGGCGGCCAACTCGTCCGCCTAGCCTGTGGTCTCGCGGCACTCACCTCCCAAGCCGTAACCATCAAGAACGTCCGTGGCAATCGAGAAGGAGGACGAGGTGGCG GCCTTAAAGTACAGCACGTCACATCGTTATCCTGGCTCGCCAAGGTAACAGACGCCCAAACCAATGGCCTCGCCGTTGGTTCCAAAACCCTCACATTCAGCCCTCGCCGTCTCCCGACGGAACTCATCCAGCGGAACTTCAAAATTGAAGCCGATACTGACGCAGCTAGTGCGTTGCTCATCCTCCAAGCCATCTTCCCGTATGTATTGTTTGCGGGCAACGACACAAATGAGCCGGTTGTGCTGGACATTTGGGGCGGCACCAATGTTAGTTGGTCGCTTAGTTATGAGTACTTTGACCAGGTGCTCATGCCGACTTTGGAAGAGAGATTCGGGATCAAAATCGAGAGGGAACTCAAGACGCGTGGGTGGAATCTAGGACCTAGATCAAGAGGCCATATTTCAGTCAAGATTCACCCCGTTGCCAAGGGTCAAACGCTCAAATACTCGCCTCCACAACCGTACACATTCCCTGAATCATATGAGGTTCGAAAAATAGACGCCAACATTATCGTGCCGAGGGCATCGCACGAGCGCGTACAAGAGGAACTTGTTCGCTCATTAGGGGATTTATACCCCGACGCAGATGTCGAGTTCAAAACTGTTGAAGACTCTGGGAACGACGCAAGGTGGTACATCATGCTGGTAGCACATTCAGCGGGTGGAATTCGCTGGGCCCGAGACTCACTCTTCTCCATGCCCAAGAATATTAAATCGTCACGGGACAAGTTCATCCAGCACGCTTGCACCAGTCTCTGCAAGCAACTCTACGAGGAGACCAGTTTAGGGGGCACAGTCGACGAGTTTCTTCAAGACCAGCTTATTTTCGTGCAGGCACTCGCGGAAGGATATTCGTCATTTTTGAGAAGCGAAGACCCTGCTGAGTCGACTGTAAATGGAGTAATCGACGCTATGGGGAAGTTGAACATAGAAGAAGACACAAAGATGAGAAGAGAAAGGACGCATGAGCCATTTGGACATGGCTCGACGCATACCACCACCGCGAGATGGGTGGTGAGTGAACTTTTGCCCAAAGCTGAATTCTACAACAAGGGAGATATTGTCAAGGGAGTAGGATTCTTGTTGTGA
- a CDS encoding beta-glucuronidase (similar to Beauveria bassiana ARSEF 2860 XP_008595898.1): MAPNSLLTALLFSAACHATTTYSVPEQTKAAKYIDPDFPGLAFEQASLVEYALYNNGSVNQFSLNLIDSIYKRTGGKPLIRLGGTSADYAHYIPNQKDAALPRAEVDNFQDVGNTTIGPSYWTLTKNFPRAKFIVQLPMAIANVDEAVTWARTSAAGIGMDRIHSFEVGNEADLYPDPKLLPPTYQAHLNNKTYVGNFTKYAAAIAKAVKLPCGPFFQAFDTSSHLGLVNNGDATAFHVPTCFDLGINKDNIVKTVAQHFYQTNVGHAENLASGLMNHTSIKHRLDNFRPAIDYLAKNHPKIPFILSEVGNSLNPKHDYLYQATLGSALWQVDFQLYGLSVGIERFNFQQIMHSGFDLWLPVESAGMKPQVFSNFYAQPFATDFVGSSGKATVRFINMPGFDAQVPAYAAYENGKIKRVSIVNMNYWVPGQGDRKTTVVPLQFGADVKSVTVQHLNSPGGASAQADSISYAGSRWTYESVGKEQKDWRHDTQTLKVDRGAVNVGVQYSEAVIIHLDQ, translated from the coding sequence ATGGCGCCTAACAGTCTTCTAACCGCCTTGCTATTCTCAGCAGCTTGTCACGCCACAACCACCTACTCTGTCCCGGAGCAAACGAAAGCGGCCAAATACATTGATCCTGATTTTCCCGGTCTAGCTTTCGAGCAAGCCTCTCTCGTTGAATACGCTTTATACAACAATGGAAGCGTCAACCAATTCTCCCTCAACCTCATTGACTCCATCTACAAACGCACAGGAGGCAAACCGCTGATTCGGCTGGGTGGTACCAGTGCCGACTATGCGCACTATATACCGAACCAAAAAGACGCTGCACTTCCTCGAGCAGAGGTAGATAACTTCCAGGATGTCGGAAACACGACCATCGGACCGTCGTATTGGACGCTGACCAAGAATTTCCCCCGTGCCAAGTTTATTGTTCAATTACCCATGGCGattgccaatgttgatgaagcAGTAACATGGGCTCGGACCTCGGCCGCaggcattggcatggacaGAATCCATTCCTTTGAAGTAGGCAATGAGGCAGATTTGTATCCAGATCCAAAACTCTTGCCTCCTACATACCAGGCACATTTAAACAACAAGACATATGTAGGCAACTTTACCAAAtatgccgccgccattgccaaagcagTCAAGCTTCCATGTGGCCCATTCTTCCAAGCATTCGACACTTCCTCACACTTGGGTCTCGTCAACAACGGCGACGCAACGGCTTTTCATGTCCCAACCTGCTTTGATCTAGGCATCAATAAAGACAATATTGTCAAAACCGTCGCCCAGCACTTTTACCAGACAAACGTTGGACACGCAGAAAACCTTGCCAGCGGACTCATGAACCACACTTCCATCAAACACCGTCTAGATAATTTCCGCCCCGCGATAGATTATCTTGCGAAAAACCATCCCAAGATTCCATTCATTCTTTCCGAGGTTGGGAACTCGCTCAACCCGAAACACGACTACCTCTACCAAGCTACTCTCGGCTCTGCGCTATGGCAAGTCGACTTTCAACTATACGGCCTATCCGTGGGTATCGAACGATTCAACTTTCAGCAAATCATGCATTCTGGATTCGACCTCTGGCTGCCCGTCGAATCAGCCGGCATGAAACCACAGGTGTTTTCCAACTTTTACGCCCAGCCATTTGCGACTGATTTCGTCGGTTCCTCTGGCAAAGCTACCGTTCGGTTTATCAACATGCCTGGGTTTGATGCCCAGGTCCCAGCGTATGCGGCATACGAAAACGGCAAGATTAAAAGAGTGTCAATTGTCAATATGAACTATTGGGTTCCGGGACAGGGTGATCGCAAAACTACAGTGGTTCCCCTCCAGTTTGGTGCGGATGTCAAGTCCGTGACGGTTCAGCACCTCAACAGTCCGGGTGGTGCGAGCGCGCAGGCGGATTCTATTAGTTATGCTGGGAGTAGATGGACGTATGAGAGTGTTGGAAAGGAGCAAAAGGATTGGCGACATGATACacagacattgaaggtggATAGAGGAGCGGTAAACGTTGGGGTTCAATACAGCGAGGCTGTGATTATACACCTTGATCAGTAA
- a CDS encoding OPT oligopeptide transporter (similar to Neosartorya fischeri NRRL 181 XP_001258130.1): MKNPFKVSSSGPDTISPERTESSEKSAAGTDVAAAKADLKRFKEAHQLDPNLPQKEIDAINHAIKHGDAEELVHADHLLSEDSPYEEVRAAVRNTDNDEVANTVRAWVLGMIFVTVGSGLNMFLSMRSPAINFPAIVVQLLVYPLGCLWAKVVPTRVFNTFGLRWTFNTGPFTIKEHVVITLMSNVSLGYAYSTDALLALQGKPFYNLNLGWGFSILFTLSSQLIGISLAGLFRRFLVWPAAMMWPNQFASTSLFYALHDKSKSDGVHSNGWLISRYRWFAIVAMSMFCYYWIPGVLWQGLSVFAFATWIRPKNVVVNQLFGGTTGLSLIPLTFDWTYVTAYLGDPLLAPTHSHVNTLVGLFIFVLLPTIGMAYTGTLFADYLPMVTAQTYDNTQNNYNVSKILGDGFKFSEQKYKEYSPLFLAPTFALNYGLSFAALTAAIVHIGLYHGKEVWHRFRAARNQEPDIHLKMMQKYVEAPDWWYGALFLVAIAFGLVTAEAYDSQLPWWAFFVSVIVALIFIIPTTMILAVSNILLSLNVISPFLAGFMIPGRPIGVMLFKVFSTITLGQAQTYSGDLKLAHYMKIPPKITFWCQVVPTIWAVFVQISVMNWTLGNIPDVCSNLQKNHFTCPNGRAFFSSSIVWGVIGPRRMFGVGSMYARFNWFWLVGAAFPVLLYVLTKTLNIRFFRHFQAPIMLGAMAWLPPATPLSFSSWGIVGLVFNKWIRNRWNGWWTTYNYTTAAALDAGLILSTIIIFFAITFPNVTVPQWWGNVAVFETLDATYAAILKTVPENGTFGPATW; this comes from the exons ATGAAGAATCCCTTCAAAGTGTCCAGCTcaggaccagacacaatcTCACCTGAGCGCACGGAATCCAGTGAAAAGTCCGCCGCTGGGACCGATGTCGCCGCCGCAAAAGCAGACCTGAAGCGATTCAAGGAGGCACACCAACTAGATCCCAATCTTCCCCAAAAGGAAATCGATGCCATTAACCATGCGATAAAACATGGTGACGCCGAAGAACTTGTCCACGCTGACCACCTTCTCAGCGAGGATTCTCCCTACGAGGAGGTTCGTGCTGCGGTGAGAAACACTGACAATGACGAAGTGGCGAATACGGTGAGAGCATGGGTTCTGGGGATGATTTTTGTGACGGTGGGAAGTGGTCTGAACATGTTTCTGAGTATGAG GAGCCCTGCCATCAACTTtccagccatcgtcgtccagcttctcgtcTATCCGCTCGGCTGCCTATGGGCCAAAGTCGTACCAACAAGAGTATTCAACACGTTTGGACTGCGATGGACCTTCAACACCGGCCCATTCACCATCAAAGAACACGTCGTCATCACTCTCATGTCCAACGTCTCTCTCGGCTATGCCTACAGCACAGACGCCCTGTTGGCACTGCAAGGAAAGCCCTTCTACAACCTAAACCTCGGCTGGGGCTTTTCCATACTTTTCACGCTGAGTTCCCAGCTCATTGGTATTTCTCTCGCTGGGCTCTTTCGCCGGTTCCTCGTCTGGCCTGCGGCTATGATGTGGCCCAACCAATTTGCCAGCACGTCCCTTTTCTACGCTCTACATGACAAGAGCAAGAGTGATGGCGTCCACTCCAACGGCTGGCTGATTAGTCGGTACCGCTGGTttgccattgttgccatgtccatgttctGCTACTACTGGATCCCTGGCGTGCTGTGGCAGGGCCTGTCTGTGTTTGCATTCGCGACCTGGATCCGGCCTAAGAATGTGGTTGTGAATCAGCTCTTTGGAGGAACCACTGGACTTTCGCTCATCCCTCTCACCTTTGATTGGACTTATGTGACGGCGTATCTCGGCGATCCCCTGCTCGCCCCTACACACTCCCATGTGAATACTCTTGTTGGTTTATTCATCTTCGTGCTCCTTCCAACTATTGGGATGGCCTACACGGGCACCCTGTTCGCCGACTATCTCCCCATGGTGACTGCACAAACCTACGACAACACCCAAAACAACTACAACGTCAGCAAGATTCTCGGCGACGGATTCAAGTTCAGCGAGCAAAAGTACAAGGAATATTCGCCCTTGTTCCTAGCGCCAACATTCGCTCTCAACTACGGCCTTTCGTTTGCTGCGCTCACAGCGGCCATCGTTCACATCGGCTTATACCACGGCAAGGAAGTGTGGCATCGTTTCCGCGCAGCTCGCAACCAAGAACCGGATATCCATCTTAAGATGATGCAAAAGTACGTCGAAGCACCGGACTGGTGGTACGGcgccctcttcctcgtcgccatTGCGTTTGGCCTCGTCACGGCAGAAGCATACGACTCCCAACTTCCATGGTGGGCATTCTTCGTGTCTGTCATCGTTgctctcatcttcatcatcccgACGACCATGATCCTCGCCGTGTCAAATATCCTGCTCAGTCTCAACGTTATTTCGCCCTTCCTAGCTGGATTCATGATCCCCGGACGACCCATTGGCGTCATGCTCTTCAAGGTGTTCAGCACAATCACCCTTGGACAGGCGCAGACATACAGCGGCGACTTAAAACTCGCGCATTATATGAAGATTCCCCCCAAGATCACATTCTGGTGCCAAGTCGTCCCCACCATCTGGGCCGTCTTTGTCCAGATTTCCGTCATGAACTGGACCCTCGGAAACATCCCCGACGTGTGCAGCAACCTCCAAAAGAACCACTTTACGTGTCCCAACGGCCgggccttcttctcttccagcATCGTATGGGGCGTCATCGGACCGCGACGCATGTTTGGCGTGGGAAGCATGTACGCCCGCTTCAACTGGTTCTGGCTCGTTGGCGCCGCGTTCCCCGTGCTGTTGTACGTGCTCACCAAGACGCTCAATATCAGGTTCTTTAGACACTTTCAGGCGCCCATCATGCTCGGCGCCATGGCATGGTTGCCGCCCGCTACGCCCCTGAGTTTCTCGTCTTGGGGAATCGTCGGCCTCGTTTTTAATAAGTGGATTCGGAACAGGTGGAATGGCTGGTGGACGACGTACAACTACACCACGGCTGCGGCCCTGGATGCCGGTCTTATCCTgagcaccatcatcatcttctttgctaTTACTTTTCCTAACGTGACGGTGCCTCAGTGGTGGGGGAATGTAGCTGTTTTTGAAACGCTGGACGCGACGTATGCTGCTATTTTGAAGACGGTGCCTGAAAATGGCACATTTGGACCGGCGACGtggtga
- a CDS encoding xylanase (similar to Beauveria bassiana ARSEF 2860 XP_008595099.1) produces MLSNLVFTSFLALLPLVFGDPQCDCYLTDGSSPTYFTSHGFWDFRSLSQYVSSPAVIDSVDGNANSPTTSAFFDWGTPLRDFWAPQQYKNGDTAFPMVKTFNNLYIQANGGSNTYLRMRSTRLPGFQTAAELQSNEMLDHASIRMYSRITGSTGACGSVFTYLHSENPADVQESDIEMLTKGDHNLVHYTNQPGVLNGEPVPGATHEINLPGGKQWSDWTTHRLDWTPGKTTFYADGQQVLVSDFQVPRDKSYVLLNMWSDGGSWTGSMPQGGEATMDVQWVEILHGVTNKERCRNVCSVDLSGEVGKAVLV; encoded by the coding sequence ATGTTGTCCAACCTTGTCTTCACCTCTTTTCTGGCTCTGTTGCCTCTGGTTTTCGGCGATCCCCAATGTGACTGCTATTTAACTGATGGCTCATCTCCAACATACTTTACCTCCCACGGGTTCTGGGACTTTCGTTCTCTATCTCAATACGTCTCCTCCCCAGCCGTAATTGACTCAGTCGATGGTAACGCAAACTCGCCAACTACAAGTGCCTTCTTCGACTGGGGAACACCGCTCCGTGACTTCTGGGCTCCTCAGCAGTACAAAAATGGCGATACTGCCTTCCCCATGGTGAAAACCTTCAACAACTTATACATCCAGGCCAATGGCGGTTCAAATACATACCTCAGAATGAGATCGACTCGCCTTCCGGGGTTCCAAACCGCCGCCGAGCTCCAGTCCAACGAAATGCTTGACCATGCGTCTATCAGAATGTATTCCCGGATCACAGGATCGACCGGCGCGTGCGGCTCTGTATTCACATACCTGCACTCTGAGAATCCAGCCGATGTACAAGAATCCGATATCGAGATGTTGACAAAGGGTGACCATAACCTGGTGCATTATACGAACCAGCCTGGTGTCTTGAACGGGGAGCCCGTCCCCGGAGCCACGCACGAAATTAATCTGCCCGGCGGAAAGCAGTGGTCCGATTGGACTACACATAGATTGGACTGGACACCGGGCAAGACTACGTTTTATGCGGACGGGCAACAGGTTCTTGTTAGTGATTTTCAGGTGCCGAGGGATAAGAGCTATGTGCTGTTGAATATGTGGAGTGACGGAGGCTCATGGACTGGAAGCATGCCTCAGGGTGGAGAGGCGACGATGGACGTACAATGGGTTGAGATTCTGCATGGCGTTACAAATAAGGAGAGGTGTAGGAATGTATGCAGTGTTGATCTATCGGGAGAGGTTGGGAAGGCTGTGCTGGTGTAA